TCATCGCTGTCGAGCAGGTTGGTGAGACGGGTGGTGCCTTTAGCCAGTGCAGCCAGCAACAATGCGCGATTCGAAACGCTCTTTGAGCCAGGCAGATTCACGGTGCCATCGACGCGCGCAATAGGTTGGAGAGTCAGGGAGTCCTGCATGTGAAACGAAATCCTCAAAAAATACAGAGACCTCGCCATAGACGAGGTCTGGCACCAGCATCAATGCTGATATCTTAGTAATCAGCCGTGACGGCGTTCAAAATCGACCATGAAATCGGTCAGAGCCTTCACACCTTCCAGCGGCATCGCATTGTAGATAGATGCGCGCATACCGCCTACGACACGGTGTCCTTTGAGCGCATGTAATCCCGCCTTAAAGGACTCTTCCAGGAACAGCGCATCGAGTGACGAATCCGCCAGCTGGAAAGGAATATTCATGCGTGAGCGGTTTTCTGTCGCCACATCATTGCGATAGAAGCCACTGTGATCGATGACGCCATAAAGCAGATCAGATTTTGCCTGATTGATACGATCGATTTCAGCGACACCGCCCTTCTCTTTCAGCCATTTAAATACCAGCCCTGAGAGATACCACGCAAACGTCGGCGGGGTGTTAAACATCGAATCGTTATCGGCCAGCACTTTGTAATCAAGGATGGAAGGCACGGAGGCATGCGCCTGACCCAACAGATCCTCACGAACGACGACCAGCGTTAATCCAGCCGGGCCCACATTTTTCTGCGCGCCCGCATAAATGACACCATAGCGACTGACATCAATCGGACGTGACAGAATGGTGGATGAGAAATCAGCCACAACGGTTTTACTGCCAAAGTCTGGCTGTTCATCAATAGCGATGCCATCAATGGTTTCATTCGGGCAGAAGTGCAGGTAAGCGGACGCTTCACTCACCTGCCATTCGCTCATCGGCAGGATGGCTCGTTTACCGTCACGGGTGGTTTTGACATCCAGCGTGCGGGGGGAGCAATACTTTTCTGCTTCTTTAATTGCGCTATGCGCCCAGTAGCCGCCATCGACATAGTCGGCACTGGTCGCCTGCCCCAGCAGATTACCCGGCACAGCAGCGAACTGCGCACGCGCTCCGCCATGACAGAATAAAACTTTGTAATTGGACGGTATTTTTAGCAGATCACGGAAGTCCTGCTCAGCTTCCTCAGCCACCTGAATAAACTCTTTACTGCGGTGACTGATCTCCATTACAGAGGTACCCAGACCGCGCCAGTTCGTCAGTTCCTGTTCTGCACGACGAAGCACTTCAACCGGTAGCATCGCCGGGCCAGAGCTAAAATTATAAACTTGCGTCATTTCCCCTCACCACTGTCATATCGAACGGTTATGAATAACCATCCGGTTTTATCACTGCATTCTGATAGCTGCAATCATAAATCAGGGCACGGTCACATTTTCTGAATCCGGCTCGCCGGAGGTTATGTTACCAATGCAAACCCACGCGGAATTTTGTGAGGCTTCATCCAGCACCATTAATCCGCGTTTGGCCTGAGAGCCGATGTGATAAAAACTAAGCCGGTAAAAAAGTCCCGCCCTGATAGCGGTCTGTTACCAAAATCCGTATCATTGCGCGCTTTACGCACCCTATGACAACTGAGAGAGCGGCACTATGACGCAAACATTTATCCCGGGCAAAGATGCCGCACTGGAAGACTCCATCGCGCGTTTCCAGACAAAGCTGCAGGATCTTGGCTTTAATATTGAAGAAGCTTCCTGGCTGAATCCTGTTCCCCACGTCTGGTCAGTGCATATCCGTGACCGCGATTGCCCGCTCTGCTTCACCAATGGCAAGGGCGCCAGTAAAAAAGCGGCACTGGCTTCTGCACTGGGCGAGTATTTTGAGCGTCTCTCAACTAACTACTTTTTTGCTGACTTCTGGCTGGGGAAAGAGATCGCTAACGGCGACTTTGTTCACTATCCCAATGAAAAATGGTTCGCATTACCTGAGGATGATTCCTTACCTGAAGGCATTCTGGATGCGCGCCTGAACGCGTTTTACGATCCCGACAATGCTCTGACGGCGTCTGGCCTGATTGATCTGCAGTCTGGCAATGCTGAGCGCGGTATCTGCGCCCTGCCGTTTACCCGCCAGTCCGATCAGCAAACGGTCTATATCCCGATGAACATCATCGGCAACCTCTATGTCTCAAATGGCATGTCCGCAGGTAACACCGCGAATGAAGCGCGTGTTCAGGGCCTGTCAGAAGTGTTTGAGCGCTACATCAAGAACCGCATCATCGCGGAAGCAATCAGCCTGCCAGCGATTCCTGATGAGGTGATGCAGCGTTATCCGGAAGTGATCGAGGCGATTGCACGCCTTGAAGCGGAAGGCTTCCCGATTTTCGCTTATGACGCCTCGCTGGGCGGTAAATATCCGGTTATCTGTGTGGTGCTGTTTAACCCGACCAACGGAACCTGTTTTGCGTCATTTGGTGCGCATCCTGATTTCGGTGTGGCACTGGAACGTACCGTCACTGAGTTGCTGCAGGGCCGAAGCCTCAAAGATCTGGATGTGTTTACCCCACCGACGTTCGATGACGAAGAAGTGGCTGAGCATGCCAATCTTGAAACACACTTCATCGATTCAAGCGGCCTGATCTCCTGGGATCTGTTTAAAGAGACGGCGGATTATCCTTTTGTGGACTGGTCATTTGCGGGCAGCACCGAACAGGAATTTGCCACGCTGATGGCAATCTTCGCCGCTGAAGATCAGGAAGTTTATATTGCTGACTACGAGCATCTGGGTGTCTATGCCTGCCGTATCATCGTACCTGGCATGTCTGATATCTATCCGGCAGAAGATCTCTTCCTGGCGAATAACAGCATGGGCGCGGGCATGCGTGAAACCCTGCTGGCCCTGCCTGACAGCAACTGGAATCCGGAAGAGTATCTGGACCTGATTGGTCAGCTTGATGATGAAGGCTTTGACGACTTCACCCGCGTTCGCGAACTGCTGGGTCTGGCAACCGGTAAAGACAACGGCTGGTACACACTGCGTGTTGGCGAATTAAAAGCGATGCTGGCGCTGGCGGGCGGCGATCTGGATCAGGCATTGATCTGGACAGAGTGGACGATGGAGTTCAACAGCTCAATCTTTACGCCAGAGCGTGCCAATTACTATCGTTGCCTGCAGACCCTGCTGTTACTGGCAATGGAAGATGAGCGCGATCCGCTGCAGTATCATCATGCCTTCCTGCGTATGTATGGTGAGAGCGCGATGGAAGCAGCCTCAGCCGCTATCAGTGGCGAACAGCCATTTAACGGACTTCAGGCTGTTGATGATGAGCTACAGGCATTCCCGGCGCATCAATCCCTGCTGGCTGCTTACGAAAAACTGCAAACGGCTAAGCGTCTTTACTGGAAAAATGCCTAAGTTTTAACGCGTCAGACCCGTAAAAGAAGGTTAAAAATGGCACCGCATTTATCGGGTGCCATCATTCTCCACTTTCCCCTGAAACATTAGCTTCATTTAATTCCTTTCCATTACATCACATCATTTTTATTAACAGATAAGCCATTAATTAATAACATATCTCAGGCCATTTTTTTGACTCAGCAGTTTGCGTTAAAATATTTTTGTATTTTTAAAATTAATTTATTAGATTAAATTCAGATATTTAACCGAAATATTTTTTACTGGCGGAGGAATAGCTGGCTACCGGTTCGCCAAACATGATCCACATCAATTATTGTCTCATACTCCTTTGTTAGTATTTTTTCAGACAACTTCTGGAGTAAGTTAGTGTGAAAACTGACAACCCTTTTAATCTTTTATTACCAGCCGCCATGGCGAAAGTCGCCGAAGACGCCGGTATCTATAAAGCAACCAAACATCCCTTCACCACCTTCTTTCTGGCAATAAACGCTGGCGTATTTATCTCCATCGCATTCGTTTTTTATATTACAGCGACCACCGGTAGCGGCGCGATGCCCTACGGTATAGCCAAACTGATTGGCGGGATCTGTTTCTCGCTTGGCCTGATGCTGGTTGTGGTATGTGGCGCCGACCTCTTCACCTCAACGGTATTAATCGTCGTCGCTAAAGCGAGTGGTCGCATCAGCTGGGGCCAGCTGGCCCGCAACTGGATTAACGTCTACGCCGGTAACCTTGCAGGTGCCCTCTTCTTCGTTGCCCTGATGTGGTTTGCCGGACAGCATATGGTGGCGAATGGTGCCTGGGGATTAAATGTTCTCGAAACCGCCGATCACAAAATGCATCACACCTTCATCGAAGCGGTCTGTCTGGGTACCCTGGCAAATCTGCTGGTCTGCCTCGCCGTCTGGATGAGTTATTCCGGCCGGACGCTGACCGACAAGCTGGTAGTAATGATTCTGCCTGTCGGAATGTTTGTCGCCAGCGGTTTCGAACACAGCATCGCCAATATGT
This genomic window from Pantoea sp. Lij88 contains:
- the serC gene encoding 3-phosphoserine/phosphohydroxythreonine transaminase; translation: MTQVYNFSSGPAMLPVEVLRRAEQELTNWRGLGTSVMEISHRSKEFIQVAEEAEQDFRDLLKIPSNYKVLFCHGGARAQFAAVPGNLLGQATSADYVDGGYWAHSAIKEAEKYCSPRTLDVKTTRDGKRAILPMSEWQVSEASAYLHFCPNETIDGIAIDEQPDFGSKTVVADFSSTILSRPIDVSRYGVIYAGAQKNVGPAGLTLVVVREDLLGQAHASVPSILDYKVLADNDSMFNTPPTFAWYLSGLVFKWLKEKGGVAEIDRINQAKSDLLYGVIDHSGFYRNDVATENRSRMNIPFQLADSSLDALFLEESFKAGLHALKGHRVVGGMRASIYNAMPLEGVKALTDFMVDFERRHG
- the ycaO gene encoding 30S ribosomal protein S12 methylthiotransferase accessory factor YcaO yields the protein MTQTFIPGKDAALEDSIARFQTKLQDLGFNIEEASWLNPVPHVWSVHIRDRDCPLCFTNGKGASKKAALASALGEYFERLSTNYFFADFWLGKEIANGDFVHYPNEKWFALPEDDSLPEGILDARLNAFYDPDNALTASGLIDLQSGNAERGICALPFTRQSDQQTVYIPMNIIGNLYVSNGMSAGNTANEARVQGLSEVFERYIKNRIIAEAISLPAIPDEVMQRYPEVIEAIARLEAEGFPIFAYDASLGGKYPVICVVLFNPTNGTCFASFGAHPDFGVALERTVTELLQGRSLKDLDVFTPPTFDDEEVAEHANLETHFIDSSGLISWDLFKETADYPFVDWSFAGSTEQEFATLMAIFAAEDQEVYIADYEHLGVYACRIIVPGMSDIYPAEDLFLANNSMGAGMRETLLALPDSNWNPEEYLDLIGQLDDEGFDDFTRVRELLGLATGKDNGWYTLRVGELKAMLALAGGDLDQALIWTEWTMEFNSSIFTPERANYYRCLQTLLLLAMEDERDPLQYHHAFLRMYGESAMEAASAAISGEQPFNGLQAVDDELQAFPAHQSLLAAYEKLQTAKRLYWKNA
- the focA gene encoding formate transporter FocA, with protein sequence MKTDNPFNLLLPAAMAKVAEDAGIYKATKHPFTTFFLAINAGVFISIAFVFYITATTGSGAMPYGIAKLIGGICFSLGLMLVVVCGADLFTSTVLIVVAKASGRISWGQLARNWINVYAGNLAGALFFVALMWFAGQHMVANGAWGLNVLETADHKMHHTFIEAVCLGTLANLLVCLAVWMSYSGRTLTDKLVVMILPVGMFVASGFEHSIANMFLIPYAIVIRDFAAPEFWQAAGTTAAQFHSLTVSNFILDNLIPVTIGNIIGGGLLVGLTYWVIYLRKGDQIH